From the Desulfovibrio sp. JY genome, one window contains:
- the lspA gene encoding signal peptidase II, which translates to MRPSFKIAIPLALVLIVLDQAAKLWIVGNMTLYTTRQVIPGFFNIVYVLNRGAAFGFLNRNDIKWQTYFFFAATALAVLIIFHLLRMAKDDNKLLIIGLGSILGGAVGNLIDRIKTGEVVDFLDFHYKAYHWPAFNVADIAIFLGSLALLAAFYRMRRPSSRK; encoded by the coding sequence ATGCGTCCAAGTTTCAAGATCGCGATTCCCCTCGCCTTGGTGCTGATCGTCCTCGACCAGGCCGCCAAGCTGTGGATCGTCGGCAACATGACGCTCTACACCACCCGGCAGGTCATCCCCGGGTTCTTCAATATCGTCTACGTGCTCAACCGCGGCGCGGCCTTCGGTTTTTTGAACCGCAACGACATCAAGTGGCAGACCTACTTCTTCTTCGCGGCCACGGCCCTGGCCGTGCTCATCATCTTCCATCTGCTGCGCATGGCCAAGGACGACAACAAGCTGCTCATCATCGGCCTCGGCTCGATCCTGGGCGGGGCCGTCGGCAACCTCATCGACCGCATCAAGACGGGCGAGGTCGTGGACTTCCTGGATTTCCACTATAAAGCCTACCACTGGCCGGCCTTCAATGTGGCCGATATCGCCATTTTTCTCGGTTCGCTGGCGCTCCTTGCGGCCTTTTACCGCATGCGCCGCCCCTCTTCCCGCAAATAA
- the ybgF gene encoding tol-pal system protein YbgF, translated as MKTRHSKGTFLAAAMLTALVGGCAPKPNTPAPLNTPADMWAELENTKGELRRLNAKVEELSQQVQANKNDPELSGRVARLEGNVSRIASQLAIDLGPAAGPAAAAPQAAAQQPQAGYAQQPQAGYAQPQTGYAQQPQAGYAQQPQTGYAQQPQAGYAQQQTGYGAPTPGGAGPDESEPTIPPYTAPGTAAAPAAQAPAVQAQPPAVQAQSPADAVYAKGLSSFNARQYQQALGIFQEFARNFKTSSLMPNALFWTGECYFQLGDFANAALAYQEVIEKYPKSPKHADALFKRGVAFMKLGNAGAAKLSFKEVIDKYPDSAFATRAKSMMPK; from the coding sequence ATGAAGACCCGTCACAGCAAAGGTACATTTCTGGCCGCAGCCATGCTCACCGCCCTGGTCGGCGGCTGCGCGCCCAAGCCCAATACCCCGGCCCCCCTCAACACGCCCGCCGACATGTGGGCGGAACTGGAGAACACCAAGGGTGAACTGCGGCGATTAAACGCCAAGGTCGAGGAGCTCTCCCAGCAGGTGCAGGCCAACAAGAACGACCCCGAGTTGTCCGGACGCGTGGCCCGACTGGAAGGCAACGTCAGCCGCATCGCCTCCCAACTGGCCATCGACCTCGGCCCCGCCGCCGGACCGGCTGCCGCCGCGCCCCAGGCCGCCGCCCAGCAGCCCCAGGCGGGCTATGCCCAACAGCCGCAGGCCGGTTACGCACAGCCGCAAACCGGCTATGCCCAGCAACCCCAGGCCGGCTACGCGCAGCAGCCCCAGACGGGTTACGCGCAGCAGCCGCAAGCCGGGTACGCGCAACAGCAAACCGGCTACGGCGCGCCCACCCCGGGCGGCGCGGGTCCGGACGAGTCCGAACCGACCATCCCGCCCTACACAGCCCCGGGCACAGCGGCCGCGCCGGCCGCCCAGGCGCCGGCCGTTCAGGCCCAACCGCCGGCGGTCCAGGCGCAAAGCCCGGCCGACGCCGTCTATGCCAAGGGCCTTTCCAGCTTCAACGCCCGCCAGTACCAGCAGGCGCTGGGGATTTTCCAGGAATTCGCCCGCAATTTCAAAACCAGTTCGCTGATGCCCAATGCCCTCTTCTGGACCGGCGAGTGCTATTTCCAGCTCGGCGACTTCGCCAACGCGGCCCTGGCCTACCAGGAAGTCATCGAGAAATACCCCAAAAGCCCCAAGCATGCCGATGCGCTGTTCAAACGCGGCGTGGCCTTCATGAAGCTCGGCAACGCCGGCGCGGCCAAATTGTCCTTCAAGGAAGTCATCGACAAATATCCCGATTCCGCCTTCGCCACCCGGGCCAAATCCATGATGCCCAAGTAG
- the ileS gene encoding isoleucine--tRNA ligase, with the protein MSSDYKKTLKLPKTSFPMKANLKEKEPETLKFWAENDIYRQMLAAREGAPRYVLHDGPPYANGHLHMGHALNKILKDIIVKSRHMAGNQAPYVPGWDCHGLPIEHKVSQELKAKGKTNLPAVTVRRLCRDYATKFVDIQRKEFKRLGVFGDWDDPYLTMRPSYEAATALALCDFVEKGSVYRGKKPIHWCLSCQTALAEAEVEYADETSPSVFVRFPLPDPKIKDVFPMADPARTYAAIWTTTPWTLPDNMAVAAHPEFDYALIAAGDAQYVLAAELLESVRELFGWTDATVLATAPGSALEGLKARHPFYDRESPFVLADYVTLDAGTGLVHTAPGHGREDYDTGLRYGLDVLSPMDDAGRFLDVVPYFAGLTVWEANPKVIEKLKEVGNLLAERKIRHSYPHCWRCKEPVIFRATTQWFISMEVGDLRSRALTAIDSEVEWIPSWGKERIHNMIAGRPDWCISRQRTWGVPILALICESCDTAYNDAAWMRSVAEKFAGHERGCDYWFEADLADIVPAGLTCPNCGGTHWRKETDILDVWFDSGTSFAAVLEKRPELAFPANLYLEGSDQHRGWFHSSLLASLGTRGLPPYRQVLTHGYVVDGEGRKMSKSLGNGIEPQEIIDKHGAEILRLWTSAVDYRDDIRISEEILARLVEAYRRIRNTCRFVLGNLSDFDPAVNDVAPQAMLPLDRYAVDTAARAHARMAEAYEAYEFHKVFHALHNLCVTDLSAFYLDILKDRLYVSAKDSRERRSAQAALWRILRVLVRDMAPILSFTAEEVFRHTPVCQRGDGVSVFSLPPLDTAGWELDPELREKLDLVATLRGEVTRAIEPKRKAGDVGHSLETAVTLYLPEAVGASVASLGMDLREVFIVSQATLAPASGVPAEAVPCEGVEGAFVGVARATGEKCARCWVYDKLGTEPEYPDLCPRCAAVMATEAN; encoded by the coding sequence ATGAGCAGCGACTATAAAAAGACCCTGAAACTTCCCAAGACCTCCTTTCCCATGAAGGCCAACCTCAAGGAAAAGGAGCCGGAAACCCTCAAATTCTGGGCGGAAAACGACATCTACCGCCAGATGCTGGCCGCCCGCGAGGGCGCCCCCCGCTACGTGCTCCACGACGGGCCGCCCTACGCCAACGGCCACCTGCACATGGGCCATGCGCTCAACAAGATTTTAAAGGATATCATCGTCAAATCCCGCCACATGGCCGGCAACCAGGCCCCGTACGTGCCGGGCTGGGACTGCCATGGGCTGCCTATCGAGCACAAGGTGTCCCAGGAGCTCAAGGCCAAGGGCAAGACGAATCTGCCGGCCGTGACCGTGCGCCGGCTGTGCCGGGACTACGCCACCAAGTTCGTGGATATCCAGCGCAAGGAATTCAAGCGTCTGGGCGTCTTCGGCGACTGGGACGATCCCTACCTGACCATGCGCCCGTCCTACGAGGCGGCAACCGCCCTGGCCCTTTGCGATTTCGTGGAAAAGGGCTCGGTCTACCGGGGCAAAAAGCCCATCCACTGGTGCCTGTCCTGCCAGACCGCCCTGGCCGAGGCCGAAGTGGAATACGCCGACGAGACCTCGCCCTCGGTCTTCGTGCGCTTTCCCCTGCCCGACCCGAAAATAAAAGACGTCTTCCCCATGGCCGATCCGGCGAGGACCTACGCCGCCATCTGGACCACCACGCCCTGGACCCTGCCGGACAACATGGCCGTGGCCGCCCACCCCGAGTTCGACTACGCGCTTATCGCGGCGGGCGACGCCCAGTACGTGCTGGCCGCCGAACTCCTGGAAAGCGTGCGCGAACTTTTCGGCTGGACCGACGCCACCGTCCTGGCCACGGCCCCGGGCTCGGCGCTCGAAGGACTCAAGGCGCGCCATCCTTTTTATGACCGGGAGTCGCCCTTCGTCCTGGCCGACTACGTGACCCTCGACGCCGGCACCGGCCTTGTCCACACCGCGCCGGGCCACGGCCGCGAGGACTACGACACGGGGCTTCGCTACGGCCTGGACGTGCTCTCGCCCATGGACGACGCCGGCCGGTTCCTGGACGTGGTGCCCTATTTCGCCGGGCTGACCGTGTGGGAGGCCAACCCCAAGGTTATCGAAAAGCTCAAGGAAGTCGGCAATCTTCTGGCCGAGCGCAAGATCCGCCACTCCTATCCCCACTGCTGGCGCTGCAAGGAGCCGGTCATCTTCCGGGCCACCACCCAGTGGTTCATTTCCATGGAGGTGGGCGACCTGCGCAGCCGCGCCCTGACCGCCATCGACAGCGAGGTGGAATGGATTCCCTCCTGGGGCAAGGAACGCATCCATAATATGATCGCCGGCCGGCCGGACTGGTGCATCTCGCGCCAGCGCACCTGGGGCGTGCCTATCCTGGCCCTTATCTGCGAGTCCTGCGACACGGCCTACAACGACGCGGCCTGGATGCGCTCGGTGGCGGAAAAATTCGCCGGCCACGAGCGCGGCTGCGACTACTGGTTCGAGGCGGACCTGGCCGACATCGTGCCGGCCGGGCTCACCTGCCCCAACTGCGGCGGGACCCACTGGCGCAAGGAGACCGACATCCTGGACGTGTGGTTCGACTCGGGCACGAGCTTTGCCGCGGTGCTGGAAAAGCGCCCGGAACTGGCCTTCCCGGCCAACCTGTACCTGGAGGGCTCGGACCAGCACCGGGGCTGGTTTCACAGCTCGCTTCTGGCCTCCCTCGGCACGCGCGGCCTGCCCCCCTACCGGCAGGTGCTCACCCACGGCTACGTGGTCGACGGCGAAGGCCGCAAGATGTCCAAGTCCCTTGGCAACGGCATTGAGCCCCAGGAGATCATCGACAAGCACGGCGCGGAAATCCTGCGTCTGTGGACGTCGGCCGTGGACTACCGCGACGACATCCGCATCTCCGAGGAAATCCTGGCCCGTCTGGTCGAGGCCTACCGCCGCATCCGCAACACCTGCCGCTTCGTGCTCGGCAACCTGTCCGACTTCGACCCGGCCGTAAACGACGTGGCCCCGCAGGCCATGCTGCCCCTCGACCGCTACGCCGTGGACACGGCCGCCCGGGCCCACGCCCGCATGGCCGAGGCCTACGAAGCCTACGAATTCCACAAGGTCTTCCACGCGCTACACAACCTGTGCGTCACCGACCTTTCAGCATTTTATCTCGACATCCTGAAAGACCGGCTTTACGTCTCGGCCAAGGATAGCCGGGAGCGCCGCTCGGCCCAGGCGGCCCTGTGGCGCATCCTGCGCGTGCTTGTTCGCGACATGGCCCCGATTCTCTCCTTTACGGCCGAAGAGGTCTTTCGCCATACGCCTGTCTGCCAGCGGGGCGACGGCGTTTCGGTCTTCTCCCTGCCGCCCCTCGACACGGCCGGCTGGGAGCTCGATCCGGAGTTGCGGGAAAAGCTCGACCTGGTGGCCACGCTTCGCGGCGAGGTGACCCGGGCCATCGAGCCCAAGCGCAAGGCCGGCGACGTGGGACACTCCCTGGAGACGGCGGTAACGCTGTACCTGCCCGAGGCCGTGGGCGCATCGGTGGCGTCGCTCGGCATGGACCTGCGCGAAGTGTTCATCGTGTCCCAGGCGACGCTGGCCCCGGCTTCCGGGGTTCCGGCCGAGGCCGTACCCTGCGAGGGCGTGGAAGGCGCGTTCGTGGGCGTGGCCCGCGCCACTGGCGAGAAATGCGCCCGCTGCTGGGTGTACGACAAACTGGGCACCGAGCCCGAGTATCCGGACCTGTGCCCGCGCTGCGCCGCGGTCATGGCGACCGAGGCCAACTGA
- a CDS encoding 4Fe-4S dicluster domain-containing protein, whose product METPQEKTLRKIIYLTFPPESSNKPVVCDLARIYGLVFNISKAQITPRHEGQMTMDITGPREAFEAGMAYLKEHGVGVVPAAQRVSRDEERCIHCGVCTALCPTKALMLNIETRLVEFHEDTCSACGMCTKVCPVAAMEILLENGVM is encoded by the coding sequence ATGGAAACTCCTCAAGAAAAAACACTGCGGAAGATCATCTACCTGACCTTCCCCCCCGAATCCTCGAACAAGCCCGTGGTCTGCGATCTGGCCCGGATCTACGGACTGGTGTTCAACATCTCCAAGGCCCAGATCACCCCGCGCCACGAGGGCCAGATGACCATGGACATCACCGGGCCGAGGGAAGCCTTCGAGGCCGGCATGGCCTACCTCAAGGAGCATGGCGTGGGCGTGGTGCCGGCCGCCCAGCGCGTCTCCAGGGACGAGGAGCGCTGCATCCACTGCGGCGTGTGCACGGCCCTTTGCCCGACCAAGGCGCTTATGCTCAACATCGAGACCCGGCTGGTGGAATTTCACGAAGACACCTGCTCGGCCTGTGGCATGTGCACCAAGGTCTGCCCGGTGGCGGCCATGGAGATTTTACTGGAAAACGGCGTCATGTAG
- a CDS encoding PLDc N-terminal domain-containing protein encodes MPPLPALPPMTTGQLVFALAILALAILPNYIAIWQSFHRVFPTPLERMFWFLLAIFVPVLGGVVYLIWGRKRGRKPL; translated from the coding sequence ATGCCCCCCTTGCCAGCGCTGCCGCCCATGACCACCGGCCAGTTGGTTTTCGCCCTCGCCATTTTGGCCCTGGCGATCCTTCCCAATTACATCGCGATATGGCAAAGTTTTCACCGCGTGTTTCCAACCCCCCTGGAGAGGATGTTCTGGTTTCTCCTGGCCATCTTCGTCCCCGTACTCGGGGGCGTGGTCTACCTCATCTGGGGACGCAAGCGAGGTCGCAAGCCGTTATGA